The following is a genomic window from Bacteroidota bacterium.
TCGATATAATGTGGATTTAAACGTCAGCTCATGTAATTTTAATACAGGGACAAAGGGTATTTATACATCATTAGGAAATACAATAAGTATTGGTATTCATGATAACAATTTTACTGATTTTACGGCTTTTGCCATTCAACACATTTCCAATCATCGAGTTCAATATTCTATTTATAATAATATCATTTCTAATACAGGAAGTGAAGGAATGAACTATCCTGGAGGAATTGAAATCAATGGTCTGTATGATAATTCAATAGACAATAATTCTGTTACAGATATTTACCTCAATGAATTTTATAATTTAGCAAAAGGTATCCATCTGCAAAGTATTGATTATGCTCCATAATTCAACAATTTGCACAATGAACTAATGGAAACAGGTAGCTATGATTATCAAACCTATGGAATTAAGTTGAAAACTGCAGCAGTACCCGTATAGAAGTTAATTCAGTTAGCAGTTATGGTTCAAGTCAGCAACAAATTTGGTGGAGTAATGGAATAATGGCTGATAATAGCCCTTATACGAACCTATTTTGCAACAGTGTTGGAAATATTGGAAGGGGCTTATGGATCGGTGGAGCGAGCCCACATACTACTTTAGCAGGAAATGCTATGGGAGATTGTTACGATCAAGTTTATTTGAATTGGAATTTGATGGGTTTACAAGACCAAGGAGCAAGTACCACAACTAATCCTCTAACGGATTGGCATTAGACAATGAATGGATTGGTAGTCCATATACAGCAGGAAATGGGCATCAAACAACAAGTTATTTTAGCAATTACTTTAAAGGTGGTGGCTATACCACTTTTCATACTCGGTCAGGTGGTTCCTATGAGCCAACTGATAATTATACGCATGATCCAACTAATGATTATCAAGCGTGTGCAACAAATATTCTTACTAATTTTTCGGCTGATCCCTATTGCATTGAGCGCCCAGAATTACCAACCAATTCTGAATACGAAAGTAGAGTTGCGCAGGATAGCATTGACTATGATTCATACTTTGAAACATTTAAATGGATGGGCAAAGAATATCTTTTATCAAGAAGCAAACAAGATGCAAATCTTGTAGCCAATGATGCAGCTATTGCGAATGCTGTTGCTCAATTGGAACAAGAAAATGTAGGGACTATTGGTGCATTGAAAGATTCTCTTATTAATGTAGAAGTGGATAGCGCAACAATAGCGGTAATTTCTCCATTGCAACAAATAAATAACGGTTTGCAACCTACACTTGCTGTAGAATCGAATTACAAAACAGCAACCAATATAAGCTTGTCATTTGCTCAAAATAAAACATTCACAAACAGTCAGAAAAGCACCGTCATTTACCTTTCGAATCTTTGTCCATATTCTGCAGGTCCAGCAGTTTATAT
Proteins encoded in this region:
- a CDS encoding T9SS type A sorting domain-containing protein, with protein sequence MALDNEWIGSPYTAGNGHQTTSYFSNYFKGGGYTTFHTRSGGSYEPTDNYTHDPTNDYQACATNILTNFSADPYCIERPELPTNSEYESRVAQDSIDYDSYFETFKWMGKEYLLSRSKQDANLVANDAAIANAVAQLEQENVGTIGALKDSLINVEVDSATIAVISPLQQINNGLQPTLAVESNYKTATNISLSFAQNKTFTNSQKSTVIYLSNLCPYSAGPAVYMARTLRALFEEIPPRYNSCDNYNPIPQNRKANLNQDGGFVSSYKLFPSPSDGNAVYEFSIDKKASANLKVYDYTGKLILQQDVSGTNRYEFKKLSLSEGVYHVQLFVNGDLGDEQNMVVVK